In Streptomyces sp. NBC_00483, a single window of DNA contains:
- the traB gene encoding plasmid transfer protein TraB, with protein MVERDAQQQLAELLEARLQGGSDTGGVGKYLLHRAKPHLPPWLGMGGIGLAGLLGHLKWADSVPAATGLTLTSVAVTAGAYVIGKTTSKQRRIHSAITTALGAGWLTAACLAGPSAGPLDDLYLMGGPAVAVSWNVRQFMRHNPDGNGDGSDAGLLEKIGLARAKIGAAKVEANRVSAPLALSPGEQTNEDVTKALGRLASALDLPTSATRYVPSPDSARRGELVIVPEDMLAETVQWVGPSSLGGSIADPLVIGRYDDGAPLMVWLPGDPEAGRNSTHVLVAGQSGSGKGDAALNLLTEIVSRRDVVVWMSDPKMFQDFGALRPALDWSVEGGTGTEIMVKAVETAIPMRTKWLGQHGYRQWSQAAADVQNDPAHSCRDDGRACGCPGMPFLVTWMEEAANTLRALGDDAFTGIAQEARSAGISLVVSLQRPSYDQMSTSTRASLPSVVALGCDPRDEGFSLPDAVIDQGAHPGAWGNRRPGYCYVVSPGIDEGRYPSPGRTQQFTVRAVPLMEQLATWAQANGASADAHTAKAATAVAGVHYTGRPDADEDTTAPAGGQGRHAAPYEVEEDDMEAYELLVDPEDADIDPEAELADAEPGDEQPMFGAETGRKPGPEEARRLFAAALAEFEGQGQMIVGPVDFMDWCDRNRLSRPWVSARLKEAAMEGRLEATNTTGRWRIVPHPEPTLAAA; from the coding sequence ATGGTCGAGCGCGACGCGCAGCAGCAACTCGCCGAGCTGCTGGAAGCCCGCCTGCAAGGCGGCTCCGACACCGGCGGGGTCGGCAAGTACCTACTCCACCGGGCCAAGCCCCACCTTCCGCCGTGGCTGGGCATGGGCGGGATCGGTCTGGCCGGGCTGCTCGGTCACCTCAAGTGGGCCGACAGCGTGCCCGCCGCCACCGGCCTCACCCTGACGTCGGTGGCGGTCACGGCCGGCGCGTACGTGATCGGGAAGACGACCAGCAAGCAGCGGCGCATCCACTCCGCCATCACGACCGCGCTCGGCGCCGGATGGCTGACCGCCGCCTGCCTCGCCGGACCGTCCGCCGGGCCGTTGGACGACCTGTATCTGATGGGCGGTCCGGCGGTCGCCGTATCGTGGAACGTGCGCCAGTTCATGCGCCACAACCCCGACGGCAACGGCGACGGCTCGGACGCCGGACTGCTGGAGAAGATCGGACTCGCCCGGGCGAAGATCGGTGCGGCGAAGGTGGAGGCCAACCGGGTCTCCGCCCCGCTCGCACTGTCCCCTGGTGAGCAGACCAACGAGGACGTCACCAAGGCGCTCGGTCGCCTCGCCTCCGCGCTCGACCTGCCCACCAGCGCGACGCGCTACGTCCCCAGTCCGGACTCCGCGCGCCGCGGGGAGCTGGTCATCGTCCCCGAGGACATGCTCGCCGAGACCGTCCAGTGGGTCGGCCCGTCGTCGTTGGGCGGCTCGATTGCCGACCCGCTGGTCATCGGCCGCTACGACGACGGCGCCCCGCTCATGGTGTGGCTGCCGGGCGACCCGGAGGCGGGGCGCAACAGCACACACGTGCTCGTGGCCGGGCAGTCCGGTTCCGGCAAGGGCGATGCTGCGCTGAACCTGCTGACCGAGATCGTCTCGCGGCGGGACGTCGTCGTGTGGATGTCGGACCCGAAGATGTTCCAGGACTTCGGCGCGCTGCGGCCCGCCCTCGACTGGTCTGTCGAGGGCGGCACCGGCACCGAAATCATGGTCAAGGCCGTGGAAACCGCGATCCCGATGCGCACCAAGTGGCTGGGCCAGCACGGCTATCGACAGTGGTCACAGGCCGCCGCCGACGTGCAGAACGACCCCGCCCACAGCTGCCGCGACGATGGTCGGGCGTGCGGCTGCCCCGGCATGCCGTTCCTCGTCACATGGATGGAAGAGGCCGCCAACACGCTGCGCGCGCTGGGCGATGACGCGTTCACCGGGATCGCGCAGGAGGCCCGTTCCGCAGGTATCTCGCTGGTGGTCTCGCTGCAGCGTCCCTCGTACGACCAGATGTCGACGAGCACGCGGGCTTCGCTGCCCTCGGTCGTCGCGCTGGGCTGCGACCCGCGCGACGAGGGGTTCTCGCTGCCGGATGCGGTCATCGACCAGGGCGCCCACCCCGGCGCCTGGGGCAACCGCCGCCCCGGCTACTGCTACGTCGTCTCGCCGGGCATCGACGAGGGCCGCTACCCCTCGCCGGGCCGCACCCAACAGTTCACCGTGCGCGCCGTCCCTCTCATGGAACAGCTCGCCACGTGGGCGCAGGCCAACGGCGCGAGCGCCGATGCGCACACGGCCAAAGCCGCCACCGCGGTGGCCGGCGTGCACTACACCGGCCGCCCGGACGCCGATGAGGACACCACGGCACCCGCGGGCGGGCAGGGTCGCCACGCGGCCCCGTACGAGGTGGAGGAGGACGACATGGAGGCCTACGAGCTGCTCGTCGACCCCGAGGACGCCGACATCGACCCCGAGGCCGAACTGGCCGACGCCGAACCGGGCGACGAGCAGCCCATGTTCGGCGCCGAGACCGGGCGCAAGCCCGGGCCGGAGGAGGCCCGCCGGCTGTTCGCCGCGGCGCTCGCGGAGTTCGAGGGCCAGGGGCAGATGATCGTGGGTCCGGTCGACTTCATGGACTGGTGCGATCGCAACCGGCTGTCTCGTCCGTGGGTCTCCGCTCGCCTGAAGGAGGCTGCCATGGAAGGCCGGTTGGAGGCGACGAACACCACCGGCCGGTGGCGGATCGTGCCTCACCCCGAGCCGACCCTGGCGGCCGCCTGA
- a CDS encoding helix-turn-helix domain-containing protein: MLIVEDTTPEALTVPEVMKALRLSRFKVYDLIRSNELPSITIGRSRRIPVDSVRAYMRGRLEEVA; encoded by the coding sequence GTGCTCATCGTCGAAGACACAACTCCCGAGGCCTTGACCGTCCCTGAGGTCATGAAGGCCCTGCGCCTCAGCCGCTTCAAGGTCTACGACCTCATCCGCTCGAACGAACTCCCCAGCATCACGATCGGGCGGTCCCGCCGCATCCCGGTCGACAGCGTCCGCGCGTACATGCGCGGCCGATTGGAGGAAGTTGCCTGA
- a CDS encoding NUDIX hydrolase, producing the protein MPLHSVSVAGVVVRDDGRVLVIRRADNGTWEPPGGVLELDERPEDGAVREVLEETGIQVSVERLTGVYKNMSRGVVALVFLCRPVAGAERTSSESTAVRWLTPEEVEEAMGEVYAVRVLDALDAATAPHVRSHDGRRLLESA; encoded by the coding sequence ATGCCGCTTCACTCGGTCTCGGTCGCTGGCGTAGTAGTGCGCGACGATGGCCGCGTCCTGGTCATCCGGCGCGCGGACAACGGCACCTGGGAACCGCCCGGCGGTGTCCTCGAACTGGACGAGCGCCCCGAGGACGGCGCGGTGCGTGAGGTGCTTGAAGAGACGGGCATCCAGGTCTCTGTCGAGAGGCTGACCGGGGTCTACAAGAACATGAGCCGTGGTGTCGTCGCTCTCGTCTTCCTGTGCCGTCCAGTCGCCGGCGCTGAGCGAACGTCGAGCGAGTCGACCGCTGTGCGATGGCTCACCCCGGAGGAAGTCGAGGAGGCGATGGGGGAGGTCTACGCGGTCCGCGTGCTCGATGCCTTGGACGCTGCAACCGCTCCTCACGTCCGCTCACACGATGGCCGCCGCCTGCTCGAATCCGCCTGA
- a CDS encoding ATP-binding protein, with protein sequence MSDDDKTPAREIIADYAQDHFRYFRTPDGTVYAQKKGHPVARPIRSQGTTGSHRQELMVGLFRDGCGVFNGTALKEALDLIEALALTEDTQAVHIRVAPGFDGATWLDLGRDDGQSVRIHATGWDITVPDPREVCWRRTQLTGELPMPAKDTAGKGIDLLMRLCNFAGAETECLALAWLIGCLGPSVPVPAPFLTGPQGAGKSTGGRMLVRIIEGMSGDLRRAPKDEANLIAAVAAGWVTALDNLSHLTPDLADAMCCIVTGAEDVKRALFTDGDVFRTGYRRPLLMTGIDVGVIRPDLAERLLPLRLERPKVRRTEAELWAEYEEILPVVLGSLLDLTVKVRAADAEIPTDLRMADFAHLCAQLDAATGFGTLRAYRASLDELNDDVIEGDLLAQTVLQHAAGIAPGTEERMTSAEWLYGLTRLYVGEDCRPLPKGWPTTGKVLSDRLKRLQPTLAARGVFIDWGRTKTARYIELSRPPASLMPEQEQVF encoded by the coding sequence ATGTCCGACGACGACAAGACCCCGGCCCGCGAGATCATCGCCGACTACGCCCAAGACCACTTCCGCTACTTCCGCACCCCCGACGGCACCGTCTACGCCCAGAAGAAGGGCCACCCCGTCGCCCGCCCGATCCGCTCCCAGGGCACCACGGGAAGCCACCGCCAAGAACTCATGGTCGGACTGTTCCGAGACGGATGCGGCGTCTTCAACGGCACCGCGCTCAAAGAGGCGTTGGACCTGATCGAAGCCCTCGCACTGACCGAGGACACGCAGGCTGTGCACATCCGGGTCGCCCCCGGATTCGACGGCGCGACCTGGTTGGACCTGGGACGCGACGACGGGCAGTCGGTCCGCATCCACGCCACCGGCTGGGACATCACCGTGCCCGACCCCCGCGAGGTCTGCTGGCGACGCACCCAACTCACCGGCGAACTCCCGATGCCCGCCAAGGACACCGCCGGCAAGGGCATCGACCTGCTGATGCGCCTGTGCAACTTCGCCGGCGCAGAGACCGAATGCCTGGCCCTCGCCTGGCTCATCGGCTGCCTCGGACCGTCCGTTCCCGTGCCCGCACCGTTCCTCACCGGGCCACAGGGCGCGGGAAAGTCCACCGGCGGGCGCATGCTCGTGCGGATCATCGAGGGCATGAGCGGCGACCTGCGCCGCGCCCCCAAGGACGAGGCGAATCTGATCGCGGCCGTGGCCGCGGGGTGGGTCACCGCCCTGGACAACCTTTCCCACCTGACGCCGGACCTGGCGGATGCGATGTGCTGCATCGTCACCGGCGCCGAGGACGTCAAGCGTGCCCTGTTCACCGACGGGGACGTCTTCCGCACCGGCTACCGGCGCCCCCTGCTCATGACCGGCATCGACGTGGGCGTCATCCGCCCCGACCTCGCCGAACGGCTCCTGCCGCTCCGTCTGGAGCGGCCCAAGGTGCGCAGGACCGAGGCGGAACTGTGGGCGGAGTACGAGGAGATCCTGCCCGTCGTCCTCGGCTCGCTCCTCGACCTCACCGTGAAGGTCCGCGCGGCCGATGCGGAGATCCCCACCGACCTGCGCATGGCGGACTTCGCGCACCTGTGCGCGCAGCTCGATGCGGCCACCGGGTTCGGAACGCTCCGCGCGTACCGGGCCAGCCTCGACGAACTGAACGACGATGTGATTGAGGGCGACCTGCTGGCGCAGACCGTCCTTCAGCACGCCGCCGGCATCGCGCCGGGCACCGAGGAACGCATGACCTCGGCCGAGTGGCTGTACGGCCTCACCCGTCTCTACGTCGGGGAGGACTGCCGTCCCCTGCCCAAGGGCTGGCCGACCACGGGCAAGGTGCTCTCCGACCGTCTCAAGCGGCTTCAGCCCACCCTCGCCGCCCGCGGCGTGTTCATCGACTGGGGCCGCACCAAGACCGCCCGCTACATCGAGCTGAGCCGCCCGCCGGCATCACTCATGCCCGAGCAGGAGCAGGTGTTCTGA
- the traA gene encoding plasmid transfer protein TraA: MSTPPRTSPRRPAAANGSAKSNKFANAGAAAGGFVGAMGGSFAPPININVSKTTNNAGGSRGQGGGRPHSQALLPSPEFTSPAQVRNYCNHLRAVCVSLSIEVAMGAEILKGVLSTVPDPEGRMGGSRIRAMRVSRKLKRSADAARDAAKNAAATYALFQQQYEEEINRVRHRARRPQGPRMDWAQQ; this comes from the coding sequence ATGAGCACCCCTCCGCGTACGTCGCCGCGTCGTCCGGCCGCCGCCAACGGGTCGGCCAAGTCCAACAAGTTCGCCAATGCCGGGGCCGCCGCGGGCGGTTTCGTCGGTGCGATGGGCGGTTCGTTCGCCCCGCCCATCAACATCAACGTCAGCAAGACCACCAACAACGCCGGCGGGAGTCGCGGGCAGGGTGGCGGTCGTCCGCACTCGCAGGCGCTGCTGCCCTCCCCGGAGTTCACCTCCCCGGCGCAGGTACGCAACTACTGCAACCACCTGCGGGCGGTGTGCGTGTCGCTGTCCATCGAGGTCGCCATGGGCGCCGAGATCCTCAAGGGCGTGCTCTCCACCGTGCCCGACCCCGAGGGCCGGATGGGCGGCTCGCGCATCCGCGCGATGCGGGTCTCGCGCAAGCTCAAGCGCTCCGCGGACGCCGCCCGCGATGCGGCGAAGAACGCCGCCGCCACCTACGCCCTGTTCCAGCAGCAGTACGAGGAAGAGATCAACCGAGTGCGCCACCGTGCCCGCCGCCCGCAGGGGCCGCGCATGGACTGGGCCCAGCAGTAG
- a CDS encoding DUF2797 domain-containing protein: MRWRGGGPVFGWVGDGGGERESGVRFGEGVAFRVGGERRCLGVWRGGRWTVCSGRDAVPVRGTRAQCAECAAIDRARSVAADTIADDPRPYHVYLAWFGDGLVKVGITGVARGGARLLEQGAVAFTWLGQGPLMAARRAEELLRVALGVPDRIPYERKRAVRGGLPGVGERGAELVRAHGVAAGLDGWPESLERLPCQVVDHGEAFGLAGIDRVDGVVSGLGVGDVVAGRVVAAAGPDLHLVEAGGERRLVVDMRVLAGWPLERVPEGASGARLAVREVPGVQGGLF; encoded by the coding sequence ATGCGGTGGCGTGGGGGCGGGCCGGTCTTCGGGTGGGTGGGGGACGGCGGGGGCGAGCGCGAGAGTGGGGTGCGGTTCGGGGAGGGCGTCGCGTTCCGGGTCGGTGGGGAGCGGCGGTGTCTCGGGGTGTGGCGGGGAGGACGGTGGACCGTCTGTTCGGGGCGGGATGCCGTGCCGGTGCGGGGGACGCGGGCGCAGTGCGCGGAGTGTGCCGCGATCGACCGGGCGCGGTCCGTGGCCGCGGACACCATCGCCGATGACCCGCGGCCGTACCACGTGTATTTGGCGTGGTTCGGGGACGGGCTCGTGAAGGTGGGGATCACGGGTGTGGCGCGGGGCGGTGCGCGGCTGTTGGAGCAGGGGGCCGTCGCCTTTACGTGGCTGGGGCAGGGGCCCTTGATGGCGGCGCGGCGGGCCGAGGAGCTGCTGCGGGTGGCGCTCGGGGTGCCGGACCGGATTCCGTACGAGAGGAAGCGGGCCGTGCGGGGCGGGCTGCCGGGGGTCGGTGAGCGGGGCGCCGAGTTGGTGCGGGCGCATGGCGTCGCGGCGGGGCTCGATGGGTGGCCCGAGTCGCTGGAGCGGCTGCCGTGCCAGGTGGTGGATCACGGGGAGGCTTTTGGGCTGGCGGGGATCGACCGGGTTGATGGTGTTGTGAGTGGGCTCGGTGTGGGGGATGTCGTCGCGGGGCGGGTGGTGGCTGCTGCTGGGCCTGATCTGCATCTCGTGGAGGCTGGCGGTGAGCGGCGGCTTGTTGTTGATATGAGGGTGCTTGCCGGGTGGCCGTTGGAGAGGGTGCCGGAGGGGGCGAGTGGGGCGAGGCTCGCGGTGCGCGAGGTGCCGGGGGTGCAGGGTGGGCTCTTCTAG
- a CDS encoding DUF6284 family protein, which translates to MEHIVTVQDVVTAFASDLEPTDAELDAIEREAPLIDAELELLDVQIELLDRPVNEVDSRRLRRARRKVLAAHVEVANHGTADGERDAA; encoded by the coding sequence ATGGAACACATCGTCACTGTTCAGGACGTTGTTACCGCGTTCGCTTCGGATCTGGAGCCCACGGACGCGGAGCTGGACGCCATCGAGCGTGAGGCCCCGCTGATCGACGCGGAGCTGGAACTGTTGGACGTACAGATCGAGCTGCTGGACCGCCCCGTCAACGAGGTGGACTCGCGCCGGCTGCGCCGCGCCCGCCGCAAGGTGCTGGCCGCGCACGTCGAGGTCGCCAACCACGGCACCGCCGATGGGGAGCGTGACGCCGCATGA
- a CDS encoding RRQRL motif-containing zinc-binding protein, with product MPTAYSKCYDPTGRRYGIPTYPWKYAPAGLATRRQLRAKGLRPGGQEVCAQLMMRHRGRKSGAMVAYLYREDRAKPVRPMTSRKWGALALAMLARRTCPVCSVTYSYCLPTSLGMCLLCHDTPEEQRVA from the coding sequence ATGCCGACCGCCTACAGCAAGTGCTACGACCCCACCGGGCGCCGGTACGGGATACCGACCTACCCGTGGAAGTACGCGCCGGCCGGACTGGCCACCCGCCGACAGCTCCGTGCGAAGGGGCTGCGGCCGGGCGGCCAGGAGGTGTGCGCGCAGTTGATGATGCGGCACCGCGGCCGGAAGTCCGGCGCGATGGTCGCCTACCTCTACCGCGAGGACCGGGCGAAGCCGGTGCGGCCGATGACCTCGCGGAAGTGGGGCGCGCTCGCGTTGGCGATGCTCGCCCGCCGCACCTGCCCCGTCTGCTCCGTGACCTACAGCTACTGCCTGCCGACCTCGCTCGGCATGTGCCTGCTGTGCCACGACACCCCCGAAGAACAGCGCGTCGCCTGA
- a CDS encoding tyrosine-type recombinase/integrase, which yields MAKRRANGEGTITKRKDGRFQAAAYVYRPDGTRTRKFVYGKTREDVADKLTELQEKTRQGIPAASSTMAFGDYLTYWLATIAPERLKPSTLNSYEGLTRLYIRPALDKKRLNRLSPADIRRFLATFKNSCLCCLRGADRERPKEKRACCAVGRCCKRLPSARTVQYIHAVLRSALQQAMREELIARNVARIVETPTVTPKEVRPLDPAEVRLLLKTARPHRLYALWLLLVSTGLRRGEALALTWSDVDLANGQLRVRRNVQRIRRELLFGTPKTTRSIRTVPMPRHLVRALTQHRDQQDRERKVAGKKWQPAPGQPDGLIFTTVTGRVTDPRSMNRMLTILCRDAKLRRVRVHDLRHTCASLLLAQGVDARTIMETLGHSTITMTLDTYAHVMDTTLRAAAERMDDALNLDDPEEEPEGEEKGD from the coding sequence ATGGCCAAGCGACGCGCCAACGGCGAAGGAACCATCACGAAACGCAAGGACGGACGCTTCCAAGCCGCCGCCTACGTCTACCGACCCGACGGGACGCGGACACGGAAGTTCGTCTACGGCAAGACTCGCGAGGATGTGGCCGACAAGCTCACGGAGTTGCAGGAGAAGACCCGTCAGGGCATCCCTGCTGCGTCGTCGACGATGGCCTTTGGCGACTACCTGACGTACTGGCTCGCCACCATCGCTCCGGAGCGGCTCAAGCCCTCGACTCTGAACAGCTACGAGGGGTTGACCCGCCTCTACATCCGGCCGGCACTCGACAAGAAGCGGCTGAACCGGCTGTCGCCAGCGGACATCCGCCGCTTCCTCGCGACGTTCAAGAACTCCTGCCTGTGCTGCCTGCGCGGCGCGGACCGCGAGCGCCCCAAGGAGAAGCGCGCGTGCTGCGCCGTTGGTCGCTGCTGCAAGCGTCTTCCCTCCGCGCGAACCGTGCAGTACATCCACGCGGTCCTGCGGTCCGCACTGCAACAGGCAATGCGCGAGGAGCTGATCGCGCGCAACGTCGCCCGCATCGTCGAAACGCCCACCGTCACGCCCAAGGAGGTACGTCCGTTGGACCCCGCCGAAGTACGGCTTCTGCTCAAGACCGCGCGGCCCCACCGTCTGTACGCCCTGTGGCTCCTGCTCGTCTCCACGGGCCTGCGCCGCGGCGAGGCTCTCGCGCTCACCTGGTCGGACGTCGACCTCGCGAACGGCCAACTCCGGGTGCGGCGCAACGTGCAGCGCATCCGGCGGGAACTGCTCTTCGGGACGCCCAAGACCACTCGGTCCATCCGTACGGTGCCGATGCCCCGGCATCTCGTGCGGGCGCTCACCCAGCACCGCGACCAACAGGATCGGGAACGCAAGGTCGCAGGGAAGAAGTGGCAGCCTGCGCCGGGTCAGCCGGACGGCCTGATCTTCACCACGGTCACGGGACGTGTGACCGACCCGCGGAGCATGAACCGCATGCTCACCATCCTGTGCCGGGACGCGAAGCTGCGGCGCGTGCGCGTGCACGACCTGCGCCACACCTGCGCCTCGCTCCTGCTCGCGCAGGGGGTCGATGCCCGCACGATCATGGAGACGCTCGGGCACAGCACGATCACGATGACGCTCGACACCTACGCGCACGTGATGGACACGACGCTGCGGGCCGCAGCGGAGCGCATGGACGACGCGCTCAATCTCGACGACCCCGAGGAGGAGCCGGAGGGGGAGGAGAAGGGCGACTAG
- a CDS encoding DUF2637 domain-containing protein, translated as MNAVHLRSAEKALSVGTWLIVSGAMLYSVLTVTPLMAKHTAPEWAWTAPILPLVVDAAVVIVVKLDDVLARLGGHGGRWPIVLRWMTGLMTLALNTADSALKNDLVGMAVHSVSPLLLIVTAETGLAYRRAIAKAVAALDAQRKAEREEREEAARERAERARAEAREEREHAATLAREQREHEASLVREQAEREERRRREEREARERAEAAEREVRERREREREQREHERLTRERQARERAEAEQRERRAAVERERRERDEQAARERSALLDRGPAAGKLPEDEARRIVATACESGLSVRQAAELCGWSVGWVSHRYGEHRGPDAGQLAIASG; from the coding sequence ATGAACGCTGTTCATCTCCGTTCAGCAGAGAAAGCACTGTCCGTCGGAACGTGGCTGATCGTGTCCGGGGCGATGCTCTACTCCGTGCTCACGGTCACGCCGCTGATGGCCAAGCACACCGCTCCCGAGTGGGCGTGGACCGCGCCGATTCTGCCGCTCGTCGTCGACGCCGCGGTCGTCATCGTGGTCAAGCTCGATGACGTGCTGGCCCGCCTCGGAGGGCACGGCGGACGCTGGCCCATCGTGCTGCGCTGGATGACCGGGCTGATGACGCTGGCGCTCAACACCGCCGACTCAGCGCTGAAGAACGACCTGGTCGGCATGGCTGTCCACTCCGTCTCCCCGCTGCTGCTCATCGTCACGGCGGAGACCGGACTGGCCTACCGGCGCGCCATCGCCAAGGCCGTCGCCGCACTGGACGCTCAGCGGAAAGCCGAGCGGGAAGAGCGCGAGGAGGCGGCCCGCGAGCGTGCCGAGCGGGCCCGTGCCGAGGCCCGCGAGGAGCGCGAGCACGCCGCCACGCTGGCGCGTGAACAGCGCGAGCACGAAGCGAGCTTGGTGCGTGAACAGGCCGAGCGGGAGGAGCGTCGGCGGCGCGAGGAGCGCGAAGCCCGCGAGCGGGCCGAGGCTGCCGAGCGCGAGGTTCGTGAACGCCGTGAACGCGAGCGTGAACAGCGTGAACACGAGCGGCTGACGCGTGAACGCCAGGCTCGCGAGCGGGCCGAAGCGGAGCAGCGCGAGCGCCGTGCGGCGGTTGAGCGTGAACGCCGTGAACGCGACGAGCAGGCGGCCCGTGAACGCTCCGCACTGCTGGATCGTGGCCCGGCCGCGGGCAAGCTGCCCGAGGACGAGGCGCGCCGGATCGTGGCCACCGCGTGCGAGAGCGGGCTGTCCGTGCGCCAAGCCGCGGAGCTGTGCGGCTGGTCGGTGGGGTGGGTTTCCCACCGCTACGGCGAACACCGCGGGCCCGACGCCGGCCAGCTGGCGATTGCGAGCGGCTGA
- a CDS encoding bifunctional DNA primase/polymerase yields MTQPADIRREPARGDGLNEHRRTALDLAASGVPVLPLRAGKVPFGNCRRCAGNVCGGRPNMKNPGPCVCPGPCHAWAAATTDPDVIKSLAWRHVWRRASAVAYHPGGAGLTVVDLDDADAVTWARENLPATCTVPTTRGEHWLYLGRMQSANAVRPGVDIKSTMSYARWLGFGTGIMTPLPDAVRELVVKGPATIRPAPQAVTVPSAAGIGQCRHRTPAFLERGIAMAEQQISDAISGVHATVYATFLAVLSTHGRCGCLTDTHVTRLFTVAQAKGETARHCTEAWTNARTRLGL; encoded by the coding sequence ATGACGCAACCTGCCGACATCCGGCGAGAGCCTGCCCGCGGTGACGGCCTGAACGAGCACCGGCGCACTGCCTTGGACCTCGCCGCATCCGGCGTTCCGGTCCTGCCGTTGCGGGCTGGGAAGGTGCCGTTCGGCAACTGCCGCCGCTGCGCGGGCAACGTGTGCGGCGGCCGGCCGAACATGAAGAACCCCGGTCCGTGCGTCTGCCCCGGCCCCTGCCACGCATGGGCCGCCGCGACCACCGACCCGGACGTCATCAAGTCCCTTGCATGGCGCCATGTATGGCGTCGCGCGAGCGCGGTCGCCTACCACCCCGGAGGGGCGGGGCTGACCGTCGTCGACCTCGACGACGCCGACGCGGTGACGTGGGCTCGCGAGAACCTGCCGGCCACCTGCACCGTGCCGACCACCCGCGGGGAGCACTGGCTCTACCTCGGGCGCATGCAGTCCGCCAACGCTGTACGGCCCGGCGTGGACATCAAGTCCACGATGTCCTACGCCCGTTGGCTCGGCTTCGGCACTGGCATCATGACGCCCCTGCCCGATGCCGTACGGGAGCTGGTCGTGAAGGGACCCGCCACGATCCGACCCGCACCTCAGGCCGTCACCGTGCCCTCCGCGGCCGGGATCGGGCAGTGCCGGCACCGCACACCGGCGTTCCTGGAGCGCGGTATCGCCATGGCTGAGCAGCAGATCAGCGACGCCATCAGCGGCGTGCACGCGACCGTCTACGCCACGTTCCTCGCCGTGCTGTCCACGCACGGCCGGTGCGGCTGCCTCACCGACACCCATGTCACGCGGCTGTTCACGGTTGCGCAGGCCAAGGGCGAAACGGCACGGCACTGCACGGAGGCGTGGACCAACGCCCGTACCAGGTTGGGACTGTGA
- a CDS encoding GntR family transcriptional regulator has translation MPTSSRDSGKPRYLQIADDLVQQIEAGIIAPGQKVPSESDLMEKYGAAQGTARRAAAELRASGLVETFHGKGSYVKRRPPVRRKSSDRFRRSHRTAGKAAYLAEAEQAGSKPSVSVLYVGPTEAPDEIAGRLSVPAGEKVLARRRLYFSDGIPTEEATSYLPWDIAKDIPELFEENPGGGGIYARLEEHGHMLKELSETVRVRLATKQEIGALSLSPGSPIIHLTRNAESEAGRVIEVCDTFMAADQFVLEYRIPAGD, from the coding sequence ATGCCCACGTCTTCCAGAGACTCAGGAAAGCCCAGGTACCTGCAGATCGCGGACGACCTGGTACAGCAGATCGAGGCGGGCATCATCGCGCCGGGCCAAAAGGTCCCGAGTGAATCCGACCTCATGGAGAAGTACGGCGCGGCTCAGGGAACGGCTCGCCGAGCGGCGGCCGAGCTGCGTGCCTCTGGGCTGGTCGAGACCTTCCACGGCAAGGGTTCGTACGTAAAGCGGCGCCCTCCTGTGCGGCGAAAGTCCTCGGACCGCTTCCGCAGGTCGCACCGCACAGCGGGCAAGGCGGCCTACCTGGCAGAGGCAGAGCAGGCGGGCAGCAAGCCCAGCGTGAGCGTTCTCTACGTCGGGCCGACCGAGGCCCCGGACGAGATCGCGGGACGGTTGTCTGTACCGGCCGGCGAGAAGGTGCTGGCGCGGCGGCGCCTGTACTTCAGCGACGGCATCCCCACCGAGGAAGCCACTTCCTACCTCCCGTGGGACATCGCCAAGGACATCCCCGAGCTGTTCGAGGAGAACCCCGGCGGCGGCGGGATCTACGCCCGCCTTGAGGAGCACGGGCACATGCTGAAGGAGCTGTCAGAGACAGTCCGCGTCCGCCTCGCGACCAAGCAGGAGATCGGCGCGCTGAGCCTGAGCCCCGGTTCGCCCATCATCCATCTGACCCGAAACGCAGAATCTGAGGCAGGCCGAGTCATCGAGGTCTGCGACACGTTCATGGCCGCTGACCAGTTCGTTTTGGAGTACCGCATCCCTGCGGGCGACTGA